Genomic segment of bacterium:
GACACTTATGATGCCGATGTCTACGGTGAAGGAGCAGGATTATTTGGAGCCGGTATAATTTCGGACCTGTCCGGTGACGATAGGTATACTGCATTTGAGTGTTCCCAGGGATTCGGTTTCGTCAAAGGATGCGGCATCCTCGTCGATAAGGATGGCAATGATACCTACATCGCGCGCGATGACACGGTGAAGTATGCCTCATCGCAGAGCAGCGAGCACAACGCCAGCCTGTCTCAAGGTGTGGGTTTTGGCGTGCGCGCGGATTATACGGACGGGCACTCGCTCGCGGGCGGCGTGGGTATGCTGATCGACGGAAAAGGAGCCGACCAATATTCGTGCGGCGTATTTGGCCAGGGGTGCGGGTACTGGTTCGGGACCGGAATACTGGTCGACTACGAAGGCAATGACGAATATAACGGCGTGTGGTACACGCAGGGCGCGGGCGCGCATTTTGCTATAGGCGTGCTGTTGGACTCAACGGGCAATGACAAATATGTTTCCACCATGAACATGGCGCAAGGCGCGGGTCATGATTTTACGCTCGGCCTGCTCGTGGATTATTCCGGTGATGACGCGTATGATGCGCCAAATCTGAGCCTGGGTTCTGGTAACGCTAACGGGATGGGGTTATTTATGGATATGACGGGCAATGATTCCTATATCACGCATGGCGGCATAACATTGGGGGGCGCGAGCACGGCAAGCCGCGGCGGGTTGCGCGACATGATGAAGACGCTCGGGATCTTCATCGACGGCAAGGGCCATGATTCCTATAAAGAACCATCCACCCGTGATCATAAGTACTGGCGGCAAAAACCGCCCCTTGAGCCGCCGCTTGAGACCGAGTGGTGCATCGGCGTTGATCTTTGATCATGCCATGTTATCGTCTTGACAAGGCATGAAAGTGAAGTAAAATAATACATGGTCGGCATTGGTTATGACATCCATAGGCTGGTTGAGAAACGCGACCTTTACATCGGCGGCGTCAAGATCGATTTTCCCAAAGGTTTACTCGGGCATTCTGACGGCGACGTGCTGCTCCACGCGGTGTGCGATGCCCTGCTGGGCGCGGCGAATCTCGGGGATATCGGCTCGCATTTCCCGTCGGATGACGACCGTTTCAAGGGCATCGCGAGCATAGAGATCCTCAAAACCGTCGGCAAATTCCTGAGGAATTCAGGATTCCTGGTCAAGAACATCGACGCGGTCGTGATCGCGGAATCCCCCAAAATTCTGCCATTCGCGCCAAAGATCAGAAAAAATATCGCGTCCGCGCTCGGCATCTCCGAGCAGGTCGTGTCAGTCAAGGGAAAAACCAACGAGGGATTGGGGCACGTTGGGGAAGGAAGAGCCATCTCATCATTTGCCATCTGCGAAATAGGCAGAATATATGATACCCCTGAGGGATGACATCCATTCGTCGACACGCCCATTCGTAACCTATGCGATCCTTGGTCTGAATATCATTATCTATATCGCCCGGAACGAATTCATTCTGGGAGCTAAAGCATTCAATGCATTTATCACCCAGTTCGGCGCCATACCGTATCTTGTTTTTCACCCCGTTGGGGTTTCCTCATACCTGCGCATAATTTACAGCATGTTTATGCACGCCGGATTAATGCACATTGCCGGCAACATGCTTTTTCTCTGGGTCTTCTCGGATAACGTGGAGGACCGGATCGGCCACGTGAAATTCCTGTTCTTTTATCTCTTCTGCGGCATCGCGGGCACCCTGCTCCATTGCGTGACCGCGCCGTCATCAGAGATCCCCCTGGTCGGCGCGAGCGGCGCGATATCCGGCGTCCTGGGCGCCTATATACTGCTGTACCCGAAAGCCCGGGTCCTGGCGCTTATCCCGCTGGGGTTTTTCATGAGAGCCACTTATATGCCGTCCTATCTGTTCCTGGGATTGTGGTTCGGGTATCAGTTATTACTTGGATTTCTTTCAGGTGCGCAGGGCGGAGGCGTAGCGTATTTCGCCCATATCGGCGGGTTCGTTCTCGGCGTGCTGCTTGCGCTGCCCTTCAAATTCATGGGCCGCAGGGACAATATCGAGTTCCGTGTTTCATGAACAGTAATGGATGGCAAAATATCTTATGGTTTCGTCTTTTTTGTCACTCCTGCGCAAGCAGGAGTCCAGCATTTGGAAAATCTGGATTCCGTGTCAAGCACGGAATGACAAAGATTGTTTGCATGACAATTAAGCATACTGAAATATTACATTATGAGGAGGAATGATGGCTAACTTTTTTTTGATACTTTCAATTGCCCAGCTTTATGGTTATCGCAGTCCTTTACCAGATAAAATAGATCCCCGGTGCCTGTCGACCGATCATGCCAGGGTCTGGGTTTATTTCACCGACAAGGGAGTAGGCGTCGAAGATATCGGCATTGCGGTCAGGACCGCCCGCGCCCGGATGAAACCGGAAGCGGTCAGACGCCGGACCATCAGAAAGGGGATAACCGATTACTCTGACCTGCCTCTCAGCGAAGACTATGTCGCGGAGATCGAAGACCTGGGCGCGATCTTCCTGACGAGATCAAAATGGCTGAATGCGGCAAGTTTCCTGATCGACCGTGAGGACCTGGATGCGGTCGCGCGGCTGCCTTTCGTATACAAGATCGCTTCGGTCGCCCGGTATTCCGGTTCGGCTGAGCTCGAATCAGCGGTGCTTGATACCGCGGTCTTCGGGCTTGCCAAACGGCAGTTCCAGATGTTCAACATCGACACGCTGAACGCTGTCGGCGTCACCGGCGCCGGCGTGAGGGTGGGTTTCCTGGACAGCGGGCTGCGCAGAGTGCATTCGGCTTTAGCCAATATCAACGTGACCGCCGAATACGATTTTTTGGGCGGCGACCAGATATTCTACGAGAACACGCCCGTGACTTATAAACACGGGTTGTATACTGGAATGGCCGTGCATCGTTCCGCGCCGTCAGGGCATATTTACATTTTCCTGGAGGGCGATACAGTACTCAATTACGCGCCCACCCGGGATATCATGCTGACTCATTCGACGGATGACGGGTATACGTGGTCTGAGCTGAAAAAGATCACGAGCAACTATAGTAACTGGGCGGGTGAAGTTGACGCCTGCGGCCGCGGCGATACGATGTACGTTTTCTTCCGCGTGCAGACCGGCCTGCAGTACGCGGTATTGGTCGACACGGCGGTGATCG
This window contains:
- a CDS encoding rhomboid family intramembrane serine protease, with translation MIPLRDDIHSSTRPFVTYAILGLNIIIYIARNEFILGAKAFNAFITQFGAIPYLVFHPVGVSSYLRIIYSMFMHAGLMHIAGNMLFLWVFSDNVEDRIGHVKFLFFYLFCGIAGTLLHCVTAPSSEIPLVGASGAISGVLGAYILLYPKARVLALIPLGFFMRATYMPSYLFLGLWFGYQLLLGFLSGAQGGGVAYFAHIGGFVLGVLLALPFKFMGRRDNIEFRVS
- the ispF gene encoding 2-C-methyl-D-erythritol 2,4-cyclodiphosphate synthase, whose product is MVGIGYDIHRLVEKRDLYIGGVKIDFPKGLLGHSDGDVLLHAVCDALLGAANLGDIGSHFPSDDDRFKGIASIEILKTVGKFLRNSGFLVKNIDAVVIAESPKILPFAPKIRKNIASALGISEQVVSVKGKTNEGLGHVGEGRAISSFAICEIGRIYDTPEG